A part of Candidatus Babeliales bacterium genomic DNA contains:
- a CDS encoding IS110 family transposase gives MKIYVGIDLHSNNSFVALIDEENKAVYKKRLSNDLMLLLEALKPYKDSIEGIVVESTYNWYWLADGLQEAGYKVHLANVSANVQYSGIKCTGDESDALWLANLLRLDILSTGHIYPKEKRGIRELLRKRLILVRQQTACLLSIQGMITRYENVCITSRKIKLSSNKILDFIKDENIRFAAQSQLKVLDCIMEQVDLLEKQIQKIIKPDPLFALLKSIPGIGPILGMTILLETGDIKRFKSVGNYSSYCRCVESKRVSNEKKKGVNNRKNGNAYLCWAFIEASNQAIRSYPEIKKYYQRKLGKTMRVVALKTIANKLSKACYFMLRDNVEFDMKKLFM, from the coding sequence ATGAAAATATACGTTGGAATTGATCTACATTCAAACAATAGTTTTGTAGCGTTGATTGATGAAGAAAATAAAGCTGTATACAAAAAAAGATTATCAAATGATTTGATGCTTTTATTAGAAGCGCTAAAACCATATAAAGATAGTATTGAAGGAATTGTTGTGGAAAGCACATACAATTGGTATTGGTTGGCAGATGGCTTACAAGAAGCTGGGTATAAAGTACATTTAGCAAATGTTTCGGCTAATGTTCAATATTCTGGTATAAAATGCACTGGTGACGAAAGTGATGCCCTATGGTTAGCAAATTTATTACGATTAGATATATTATCTACAGGACATATATACCCAAAAGAAAAACGCGGAATAAGAGAGTTGTTGCGTAAAAGATTGATTTTGGTTCGGCAACAAACAGCCTGTTTATTAAGTATTCAAGGCATGATTACTCGATATGAAAATGTATGTATAACATCAAGAAAAATAAAATTATCAAGTAATAAAATATTAGACTTTATAAAAGACGAAAATATAAGGTTTGCAGCACAGAGCCAATTGAAAGTATTAGACTGTATCATGGAGCAAGTAGATTTATTAGAAAAACAAATTCAAAAAATAATAAAACCAGATCCTCTTTTTGCGCTACTAAAAAGCATTCCTGGAATAGGACCAATTTTAGGAATGACAATTTTGCTTGAAACTGGGGATATCAAAAGATTCAAATCAGTCGGTAATTATAGTTCATATTGCAGATGCGTTGAAAGTAAGCGCGTAAGTAACGAAAAGAAGAAAGGGGTAAATAATCGCAAAAATGGGAATGCATATTTATGTTGGGCTTTTATTGAGGCAAGCAACCAGGCAATTAGAAGTTATCCTGAAATTAAAAAATACTACCAACGCAAGTTAGGTAAAACGATGCGGGTAGTGGCATTGAAGACAATAGCAAACAAATTGTCAAAAGCTTGTTATTTTATGCTGAGAGACAATGTGGAGTTTGATATGAAAAAATTATTTATGTAG
- a CDS encoding transposase: MSKQIMMVSLEDLVPADHIYRRFCDLWKFEGVQNQLKDIEKDNNYKGYGALRLFKCLLLQFLENLSDRELERYLQENNAGKWFCEFDLAEPTPNYTVFGRMRERLGTSRLSKMFNDLRDQLKAQGYMNEVFSFVDASQLISKASLWQERDKAIKEKYEKLNNEVLPKVAYDTH, from the coding sequence ATGTCGAAACAAATAATGATGGTTAGTTTGGAGGATTTGGTGCCAGCAGATCATATTTATCGCAGGTTCTGTGATCTTTGGAAATTTGAAGGAGTTCAAAATCAACTAAAAGATATCGAGAAAGATAATAATTATAAGGGCTATGGAGCATTACGCTTGTTTAAATGTTTGCTGCTACAGTTTCTTGAAAATTTAAGTGATAGAGAATTAGAGCGTTATTTGCAGGAAAATAACGCAGGCAAATGGTTCTGTGAATTTGATTTAGCAGAACCGACACCAAATTACACTGTATTTGGCAGAATGCGGGAGCGCCTAGGGACAAGCAGGCTATCAAAGATGTTTAATGATTTGCGTGATCAATTAAAAGCTCAAGGATATATGAATGAGGTATTTAGCTTTGTAGATGCTTCGCAATTAATATCCAAAGCCAGTCTTTGGCAAGAAAGGGATAAAGCCATAAAAGAGAAATATGAAAAGCTCAACAACGAAGTATTGCCTAAAGTTGCCTATGACACCCATTAG